One Polaribacter sp. SA4-12 genomic window carries:
- a CDS encoding RNA polymerase sigma factor: protein METNQPHITNLIKRCKKSDKNAQLDLYKAYYKAMYNTAYRILKDNFEAEDIMQEAFLTVFTKMDTYKGEVTFGAWLKRIVINKSLTQLKKNNRYNEVKMEVIPNDDVEEETIDYTGLKAKSVLTCLQSLKENYRLVLTLHLVEGYDYEEIAQILEYTNENVRTTVSRAKKKLKQVLLAENIEAQAYGR from the coding sequence TTGGAAACCAACCAACCACATATAACCAACCTTATAAAACGCTGCAAAAAGTCGGATAAAAACGCGCAGTTAGATTTATACAAAGCTTATTACAAAGCAATGTATAATACTGCATACCGTATTTTAAAAGATAATTTTGAAGCTGAAGATATTATGCAAGAAGCGTTTTTAACGGTTTTTACAAAAATGGATACCTATAAAGGAGAAGTAACGTTTGGAGCGTGGTTAAAAAGAATCGTAATCAATAAAAGTTTAACACAGTTAAAAAAGAACAATCGATACAACGAAGTAAAAATGGAAGTAATTCCTAATGATGATGTTGAAGAGGAAACGATCGATTATACTGGTTTAAAAGCGAAAAGTGTGTTAACGTGTTTACAAAGTTTAAAAGAAAATTACAGATTGGTTTTAACCTTACATTTAGTAGAAGGTTATGATTATGAAGAAATAGCTCAGATTTTAGAGTACACAAATGAAAATGTTAGAACAACAGTTTCTAGAGCAAAAAAGAAATTAAAGCAAGTATTACTTGCAGAAAATATAGAAGCACAAGCGTATGGAAGATAA
- a CDS encoding DUF2461 domain-containing protein, with product MQFQKNSFQFLKDLQKNNNRDWFTEHKPTFVEIQKQVKELFLEMQANLEKHDDIDKMKIYRIYRDVRFSKDKTPYNPRLAVSFSRLGKELRGGYFLEIKPGGALLGGGFWQPEKEDLLRIRKEIEQDATEFRDILEDKDYVKYFGGQFEGDELKSAPRGFDKEHKDIDLLRKKGFIAIRTFTEAEVLSPNFLEELDDSFKALRPFFNLFSDVLTTNLNGESLI from the coding sequence ATGCAATTTCAAAAAAACAGTTTCCAGTTTTTAAAGGATTTACAAAAAAATAACAATAGAGATTGGTTTACAGAACACAAACCAACCTTTGTAGAAATTCAAAAACAAGTAAAAGAATTGTTTTTAGAAATGCAGGCTAACTTAGAGAAACATGATGATATAGATAAAATGAAAATCTATAGAATTTATAGAGATGTTCGTTTTTCTAAAGATAAAACACCTTACAACCCAAGATTGGCAGTTTCCTTTTCTAGACTAGGAAAAGAATTACGTGGTGGTTATTTTTTAGAAATAAAACCAGGAGGTGCTTTATTAGGTGGCGGATTTTGGCAACCTGAAAAAGAAGATTTATTACGAATTAGAAAAGAAATTGAGCAAGACGCTACAGAATTTCGTGATATTTTAGAAGACAAAGACTATGTAAAATACTTTGGTGGTCAGTTTGAAGGAGATGAATTAAAATCTGCACCAAGAGGTTTTGATAAAGAACATAAAGATATCGATTTGTTGCGTAAAAAAGGATTTATAGCAATTAGAACCTTTACAGAAGCAGAAGTGTTATCTCCTAATTTTCTTGAAGAATTAGATGATAGCTTTAAAGCTTTACGCCCGTTTTTTAATTTGTTTAGTGATGTTTTAACGACGAATTTAAATGGGGAATCGTTGATTTAG
- a CDS encoding DEAD/DEAH box helicase — MSTFSTLGINNDYIKAIKELGISTPSEIQEKAIPILLGEATDFIGLAQTGTGKTAAFGLPVLNKIDASSDNIQALILSPTRELVQQIKKQLFKFTKFSEKQIFVEAVFGGEKIDRQMNNLKRTTHIVVATPGRLIDLIERGSIDVSHVKTVILDEADEMLSMGFKQDLNRILKFTTESDRKTWLFSATMPEEIKRIVKTYMDSNAPRVEINRSSLVNANIRHHFAKTTLKEKANDIVAFLEKRQDQRGIIFCRTKAGAQNLANFLIEEGFSAAALEGDMQQKERDKVMRAFKKENLQYLVSTDVSARGIDVSGLEFIIHHQLPEQLEYYTHRSGRTARAGKTGVSLAFILPSEITRIHEIQKELNIKFSEVTV, encoded by the coding sequence ATGTCAACTTTTTCTACATTAGGAATTAACAACGATTACATTAAAGCAATTAAAGAATTAGGGATTTCTACGCCTTCAGAAATTCAAGAGAAAGCAATTCCAATTTTATTGGGAGAAGCTACTGATTTTATTGGTTTAGCACAAACTGGTACTGGAAAAACTGCAGCTTTTGGCTTGCCAGTTTTAAATAAAATAGATGCTAGTTCAGATAATATTCAAGCTTTAATTTTATCGCCTACAAGAGAACTTGTTCAACAAATTAAAAAACAATTGTTTAAATTCACGAAGTTTAGTGAAAAACAAATCTTTGTTGAAGCTGTTTTTGGTGGAGAAAAGATTGACAGACAAATGAACAATCTTAAGAGAACTACGCATATTGTTGTAGCAACTCCTGGTAGGTTGATTGATTTAATCGAAAGAGGAAGCATTGATGTAAGTCATGTGAAAACTGTTATTTTAGACGAAGCTGACGAAATGTTAAGCATGGGTTTTAAACAAGATTTAAATAGAATCTTAAAGTTTACAACGGAGTCTGATAGAAAAACATGGTTATTCTCTGCAACAATGCCAGAAGAAATCAAAAGGATAGTAAAGACTTATATGGATTCTAATGCTCCTAGAGTAGAAATTAATAGAAGTTCTTTAGTAAACGCTAATATTCGTCATCATTTTGCAAAAACTACTTTAAAAGAAAAAGCAAATGATATTGTTGCCTTTTTAGAGAAAAGACAAGATCAAAGAGGAATTATTTTCTGTAGAACTAAAGCAGGTGCTCAGAACTTAGCAAATTTTTTAATTGAAGAAGGTTTTTCTGCAGCTGCATTAGAAGGAGATATGCAACAAAAAGAACGTGATAAAGTAATGCGTGCTTTTAAGAAAGAAAATTTACAATATTTAGTATCTACAGATGTTTCTGCACGTGGTATTGATGTAAGTGGCTTAGAGTTTATAATTCACCACCAATTACCAGAACAATTAGAATATTACACACACAGAAGTGGTAGAACTGCAAGAGCAGGAAAAACAGGTGTTTCATTAGCTTTTATTTTACCTTCTGAAATTACAAGAATTCATGAAATTCAGAAAGAATTGAATATCAAGTTTTCTGAAGTTACCGTATAA
- a CDS encoding DUF1853 family protein — translation MHQKTKDIQKRYEGFLQTNCLWKNDAVYELDQLEIEPISSKIDLEINEKLRLGKYIERLVSFQLEQEKSISILCENIQIPKDKITLGELDCIILKEDKPIHLEIIYKFYLYDASVGQTEIEHLIGPNRKDSLVEKLNKLKDKQLPLLYANECSMYLESINLKASEIKQQVHFKGQLFVPYSNKDIQLTVLNNDCISGFYINQKELNQFKDCKFFIPIKKDWIVVPHKNVNWLNFEEFCTISEDYFQKKSSPLCWLKKQNGELVKIFLVWW, via the coding sequence ATGCATCAAAAGACAAAAGACATTCAAAAACGATATGAAGGCTTTTTACAAACAAATTGTTTGTGGAAAAATGATGCTGTTTATGAATTAGATCAATTAGAAATTGAACCTATTTCTTCTAAAATTGACTTAGAAATCAATGAGAAACTTAGATTAGGTAAATATATTGAACGTTTAGTTTCTTTTCAACTAGAACAAGAAAAATCAATTTCTATTCTGTGTGAAAACATTCAAATACCGAAAGATAAAATCACTCTTGGAGAACTTGATTGCATTATTTTAAAAGAGGATAAACCAATTCATTTAGAAATTATTTATAAGTTTTACTTGTATGATGCTTCTGTAGGACAAACAGAAATTGAACATCTTATTGGCCCGAATAGAAAAGATTCTTTGGTAGAAAAACTGAATAAATTAAAAGACAAACAGTTGCCTCTTCTCTACGCTAACGAATGCTCTATGTATTTAGAATCTATCAATTTAAAAGCTTCTGAAATAAAACAACAAGTCCATTTTAAAGGACAGTTATTTGTTCCATATTCTAATAAAGACATTCAATTAACTGTATTAAACAATGATTGTATTTCTGGGTTTTACATCAACCAAAAAGAATTGAATCAATTTAAAGATTGTAAATTTTTTATCCCAATTAAAAAAGATTGGATTGTTGTTCCTCATAAAAATGTAAACTGGTTAAATTTTGAAGAATTTTGTACAATTTCTGAAGATTATTTTCAAAAAAAAAGTTCACCACTTTGCTGGTTGAAAAAGCAAAATGGTGAACTTGTAAAAATATTTTTAGTATGGTGGTAA
- a CDS encoding helix-turn-helix transcriptional regulator, whose amino-acid sequence MKNTLKVQRAILDLTQDELAKSIGVSRQTINSIEKNRYVPSTVLALKLSKVFNISVNEFFTLEDDD is encoded by the coding sequence ATGAAAAATACTTTAAAAGTACAAAGAGCCATCTTAGATTTAACACAAGATGAATTAGCTAAATCGATTGGTGTGTCTAGACAAACCATAAATTCTATTGAAAAAAACAGATATGTTCCTTCAACAGTTTTAGCGTTAAAATTATCTAAAGTATTTAACATCTCTGTAAATGAGTTTTTTACTTTAGAAGACGATGATTAA
- a CDS encoding HlyD family secretion protein, whose product MLNISNNQIHKKVDLSEFKSGKIIFNKNYYKSLNKFLLVFAIIGFITLFLPWTQNITSQGLVTTLTPNQRPQTIQSQIPGRIEEWFVTEGDFVKKGDTILRISEVKSDYFDSRLIERTNDQINAKSSSVDAYKGKVDALKRQVVALKQEQRLKTEQTRNKLLQSKLKVKSDSIDFEAAKTNISIAERQFNRTLTLQSEGLKAVKDVEEKRIKLQATQAKLISQENKLLVSRNNILNAQLELSRISVSYTDKISKSQSDMFTAQSSGFDAKAQVSKLENSKSNYSVRNSLLFITAPQNGFINKAIKGGIGGAFKAGEDLVGIMPEKYDLAVETYVRPIDLPLLHIGEKVRVQFDGWPAIVFSGWPNASYGTYGAKVVAIQNFISDNGKYRVLLAPDNTDNTWPKAIRVGSGARTIALLEDVPIWFELWRQLNSFPPNYYQPENGKKSKGDAKKK is encoded by the coding sequence ATGTTAAATATATCTAACAATCAAATACATAAAAAAGTTGATTTATCAGAATTTAAATCTGGTAAAATAATTTTTAATAAAAACTACTACAAATCGTTAAATAAATTCCTTTTGGTATTCGCGATTATTGGTTTTATAACACTCTTTTTACCTTGGACACAGAATATAACAAGTCAAGGATTAGTAACCACTTTAACGCCAAATCAGAGACCACAAACTATTCAGTCTCAAATTCCTGGTAGAATAGAAGAATGGTTTGTAACAGAAGGAGATTTTGTTAAAAAAGGTGATACAATTCTAAGAATTTCTGAAGTAAAAAGTGATTATTTTGACAGTCGTTTAATTGAAAGAACAAATGACCAAATTAATGCTAAGTCCTCTTCTGTTGATGCTTATAAAGGAAAAGTAGATGCTTTAAAAAGACAAGTAGTAGCTTTAAAACAAGAACAACGATTAAAAACAGAACAAACTAGAAATAAACTATTGCAATCAAAACTAAAAGTAAAAAGTGATAGTATCGATTTTGAAGCAGCTAAAACAAACATTTCTATAGCAGAAAGACAATTCAATCGTACGCTAACTTTACAAAGTGAAGGCTTAAAAGCCGTAAAAGATGTTGAAGAAAAACGAATAAAATTACAAGCTACACAGGCTAAATTAATTTCACAAGAAAACAAATTATTAGTAAGTAGAAACAATATTTTAAATGCTCAATTAGAATTATCTAGAATATCAGTTTCATACACAGATAAAATTTCTAAGTCTCAGAGTGATATGTTTACTGCACAATCAAGTGGATTTGATGCAAAAGCACAAGTATCAAAATTAGAGAATAGTAAAAGTAATTATAGCGTTAGAAATAGTTTGTTATTTATTACAGCTCCTCAAAATGGTTTTATCAATAAAGCTATAAAAGGCGGAATTGGAGGTGCATTTAAAGCCGGTGAAGATCTTGTTGGTATTATGCCAGAAAAATATGATTTAGCTGTAGAAACCTATGTAAGACCAATTGATTTACCCTTATTACATATTGGTGAAAAGGTACGTGTTCAGTTTGATGGTTGGCCTGCAATTGTATTTAGTGGATGGCCAAATGCTTCTTACGGAACTTATGGTGCAAAAGTAGTTGCTATTCAGAATTTTATTAGTGATAATGGCAAATACCGAGTTTTATTAGCTCCTGATAATACAGATAATACTTGGCCAAAAGCCATTAGAGTTGGTTCTGGTGCAAGAACAATTGCATTGTTAGAAGATGTGCCAATTTGGTTTGAACTTTGGAGACAATTAAACAGCTTCCCTCCTAACTATTATCAACCAGAAAATGGAAAGAAAAGTAAAGGCGATGCTAAAAAGAAGTAA
- a CDS encoding MATE family efflux transporter: MKQVAGELGTENISKLLIKQAGPASIGILVMSLNMIVDTIFVGQWIGVLAIAAITVVLPIAFLISSIGMGIGIGGSSIISRALGKNDTEKAFLTFGNQISLTTVLAILFVLLGNIFSTEILTLFGAKGDILIPAKEYFDVIIYGVPFLAFAMMGNPTIRAEGKPKFAMYAMMIPAVANIVLDIIFIKYMDLGMFGAGLATSIAYASCGLYILYFFLSSKSELKIIPKNFKLDAKIVREIVELGGVSIVRQGTISILMIVLNYSLYKYGGEISISIFGIVNRVMMFALFPIMGITQGFLPIAGYNYGAKKYDRVKETINKAIIYGCIIAAAIYVVIIIFSQEIIGIFTTDARLLAETPRAMILVFLVSPIIAIQLVGSAYFQAAGKAMPALFLTLLKQGVFLIPLAYILPLYFGVDGVWYSFAIGDVLATIITYIVLKREMKKNLN, encoded by the coding sequence ATGAAACAGGTAGCAGGAGAGTTAGGTACAGAAAATATTAGTAAATTATTGATCAAACAAGCGGGTCCTGCTTCTATTGGGATTCTTGTAATGTCTTTAAACATGATTGTTGATACTATTTTTGTAGGTCAATGGATTGGTGTTTTAGCAATTGCAGCAATTACTGTGGTTTTACCAATTGCATTTCTAATTTCTTCTATTGGAATGGGAATTGGAATTGGAGGAAGTTCTATTATATCTAGAGCTTTAGGGAAAAATGATACTGAAAAAGCTTTTTTAACTTTTGGAAATCAGATTAGTTTAACAACCGTTTTAGCAATTCTTTTTGTTCTCTTAGGAAACATTTTTAGCACAGAAATTTTAACTTTATTTGGCGCCAAAGGAGATATTCTAATTCCTGCAAAAGAATATTTTGATGTCATTATTTATGGTGTTCCGTTTTTAGCTTTTGCAATGATGGGAAATCCTACAATTAGAGCAGAAGGAAAACCAAAATTTGCAATGTATGCAATGATGATTCCGGCTGTTGCAAATATAGTTTTAGACATTATCTTCATTAAATATATGGATTTAGGCATGTTTGGAGCAGGTTTAGCAACTTCAATCGCTTATGCAAGTTGTGGTTTATATATTTTATATTTCTTTTTATCTTCTAAAAGTGAATTGAAAATTATTCCTAAAAACTTTAAGTTAGACGCTAAAATAGTTCGTGAAATTGTTGAATTAGGTGGCGTTTCTATAGTAAGACAAGGAACAATTAGTATTTTAATGATTGTTCTAAATTACTCACTTTATAAATATGGTGGAGAAATTTCAATCTCAATTTTTGGAATTGTGAATAGAGTGATGATGTTTGCTCTCTTTCCTATAATGGGAATTACGCAAGGATTTTTACCAATTGCGGGTTATAATTATGGTGCAAAAAAATACGACAGAGTTAAAGAAACTATTAATAAAGCGATTATTTATGGATGTATAATTGCAGCGGCAATTTATGTGGTAATCATTATCTTTTCTCAAGAAATTATAGGAATTTTTACAACGGATGCAAGATTACTAGCAGAAACACCAAGAGCAATGATTTTAGTATTTCTTGTTTCACCAATTATAGCAATTCAATTAGTGGGTTCTGCTTATTTTCAAGCAGCAGGAAAAGCAATGCCTGCTTTATTTTTAACACTTTTAAAACAAGGAGTTTTCTTAATTCCTTTAGCGTATATTTTACCTTTATATTTTGGAGTAGATGGTGTTTGGTATTCGTTTGCTATTGGTGATGTGTTAGCTACAATTATTACTTATATCGTTCTAAAACGAGAAATGAAGAAGAATTTGAATTAG
- a CDS encoding acyl-CoA thioesterase gives MNSVFSLKFIVKSSDIDDLNHVNNVSYVQWMDTVAFEHLAHLTKDNPLPEYVWVVMRHEIDYLKQAVLGDEVIAKTWVGKTRGFTSERLMEFYKDDVLILKAKTIWAMLDSKTYKPARIREKVLNILQPIK, from the coding sequence ATGAATTCAGTTTTTAGTTTAAAATTTATAGTAAAATCGTCTGATATAGATGATTTAAACCACGTAAACAATGTTTCTTACGTACAATGGATGGATACTGTTGCCTTTGAACATTTGGCGCATTTAACAAAAGACAATCCTTTACCAGAGTATGTTTGGGTTGTAATGAGGCATGAAATAGATTATTTAAAACAAGCAGTTTTAGGTGATGAAGTTATTGCAAAAACATGGGTTGGTAAAACAAGAGGTTTTACTTCTGAACGTTTAATGGAGTTTTATAAAGACGATGTTTTAATTTTAAAAGCGAAAACTATTTGGGCAATGTTAGACTCAAAAACATATAAGCCAGCAAGAATTAGAGAAAAAGTTTTAAATATATTACAACCTATAAAATAA
- a CDS encoding TolC family protein, translating to MKKYILITFLFFTSGYFAQDKVESVMTLSEYLGYVKNYHPIVKQANLVINKSEAKLLKARGAFDPKIEIDFDKKQFKDKEYYNKLNAAFKIPTYYGIEFKANFENNDGIYLNPENTVPTDGLYSAGISASLLNGLLINKRMASLKQAKLFLDQAKEDQQILVNEILYNASLSYFNWLKTYNEKVVYDEFLTNAKIRFKATKRAFIEGEKPAIDTTEAKITLNNRKLNLEKARIKLVKSSLELSNFLWLKDNTPVELQSNIIPNTNTVNNIDATFNIALFNNADFDINKHPKIKSLEFKIKNLNIDKKLKTNNLLPKLDVQYNFLTQNSNQLNSLNTQNYKAGMNFKIRLFLRKERGDLKLSKIKLQDKKFENEVAKVTIKNKVNAIQQELASYVLQNNLTVDIVRDYGTLLKAENRKFFLGESSLFLVNYREVKLIEAKLKAIDLESSFFKTKANLFKVAVISIAQ from the coding sequence ATGAAAAAATACATTTTAATAACATTCTTATTTTTTACTTCAGGATATTTTGCTCAGGATAAAGTTGAATCTGTGATGACTTTATCTGAGTATTTAGGATATGTAAAAAACTATCATCCTATTGTAAAACAAGCAAATCTTGTTATCAATAAAAGTGAAGCAAAATTATTAAAAGCTAGAGGTGCTTTTGATCCAAAAATTGAAATCGATTTTGATAAGAAGCAATTTAAAGATAAAGAATATTATAATAAATTAAATGCCGCTTTTAAGATACCGACCTATTATGGTATTGAGTTTAAAGCAAACTTTGAAAATAATGATGGAATTTATTTAAACCCAGAAAATACGGTTCCAACAGATGGTTTATATAGTGCTGGTATTTCTGCGTCATTGTTAAACGGACTTTTAATAAACAAGAGAATGGCTTCTTTAAAACAAGCAAAACTCTTTTTAGATCAAGCAAAAGAAGATCAACAAATTCTAGTCAATGAAATTTTATACAACGCTTCTCTCTCCTATTTTAATTGGTTAAAAACCTATAATGAGAAAGTAGTATATGATGAGTTTCTTACAAATGCAAAAATTCGTTTTAAAGCAACAAAAAGAGCTTTTATAGAAGGAGAAAAACCTGCAATAGATACTACTGAAGCAAAAATTACATTAAACAATAGAAAACTAAACTTAGAAAAAGCTAGAATTAAATTAGTAAAATCTTCTTTAGAATTGTCTAACTTTTTATGGTTGAAAGATAATACACCTGTAGAATTACAAAGTAATATCATACCAAATACAAACACAGTAAATAATATTGATGCAACTTTTAACATTGCTTTATTCAACAATGCTGATTTTGATATTAATAAGCATCCAAAAATAAAATCTTTAGAGTTTAAAATAAAGAATTTAAATATTGATAAAAAACTAAAAACAAACAACTTACTTCCTAAATTGGATGTTCAGTATAATTTTTTAACTCAAAATAGCAATCAATTAAACTCTTTAAATACTCAAAATTATAAAGCAGGAATGAACTTTAAAATCCGTTTATTTTTAAGAAAAGAAAGAGGAGATCTTAAACTGTCTAAAATTAAATTACAAGATAAAAAGTTTGAAAACGAAGTAGCAAAAGTTACTATTAAAAACAAAGTAAATGCCATTCAGCAAGAATTAGCTTCTTATGTTTTACAAAATAATTTAACGGTTGATATTGTTCGTGATTATGGAACGTTATTAAAAGCAGAAAACCGTAAGTTTTTCTTAGGTGAAAGCTCTTTATTCTTAGTAAATTACAGAGAAGTTAAATTGATTGAAGCTAAATTAAAAGCGATTGATTTAGAGAGTTCTTTCTTTAAAACGAAAGCAAATTTGTTTAAAGTAGCTGTTATTTCTATTGCTCAATAA
- a CDS encoding MaoC family dehydratase yields the protein MKPLVFTNFEEFRKIKGQQLPIGDWYTITQEMISDFANATLDKQWIHVDEKRAEQESPFKSTVAHGFMSVAMISKLLEDSFSIKSVKMGLNYGLNKVRFPNPVPVNSQLRMLSVVKNIEEMSNNGIKITFSCTIEIKGQEKPACVAEFIAALFE from the coding sequence ATGAAACCATTAGTATTTACAAATTTCGAAGAATTTAGAAAGATAAAAGGGCAACAATTACCTATTGGAGATTGGTATACGATTACTCAAGAAATGATTTCTGATTTTGCAAATGCTACTTTAGATAAACAGTGGATTCATGTTGATGAAAAAAGGGCAGAGCAGGAGAGTCCTTTTAAAAGTACAGTTGCACATGGCTTTATGTCTGTTGCAATGATTTCTAAATTATTAGAAGATTCTTTTTCTATAAAAAGTGTGAAAATGGGTTTAAACTATGGATTGAACAAAGTCCGTTTTCCAAATCCTGTTCCAGTAAACAGTCAGTTAAGAATGCTTTCTGTGGTAAAAAATATTGAAGAAATGTCTAACAACGGAATTAAAATTACTTTTTCATGTACAATAGAAATTAAAGGACAAGAAAAACCTGCTTGTGTTGCAGAATTTATTGCAGCTTTATTTGAATAA
- a CDS encoding trimeric intracellular cation channel family protein encodes MELIYVLDILGTFAFAISGALVASDKKFDLFGVLIIAFVTAVGGGMLRDVLIDAHPINWIGDLNYLYTIFVAVVFTFLFKSKIAHLSKTMFLFDTIGISVFTLLGLQKGLSLNLHPIIALIMGMISAVFGGVLRDVLTNKIPLIFEKEIYASACLAGGITYLTLNHFKISENIIFVISAAVIVFIRVISVKFHLQLPKIKDDLFTKN; translated from the coding sequence ATGGAACTCATTTATGTTTTAGATATATTAGGAACCTTCGCTTTTGCAATTAGTGGTGCATTAGTTGCTTCAGATAAAAAATTTGATTTATTTGGAGTACTAATTATTGCATTTGTGACTGCAGTTGGTGGAGGAATGTTACGTGATGTTTTAATTGATGCACATCCTATAAATTGGATTGGCGATTTAAATTATCTATACACTATTTTTGTAGCCGTTGTTTTTACCTTTCTTTTTAAAAGTAAAATAGCACATTTAAGTAAAACCATGTTTTTATTTGATACCATTGGTATAAGTGTATTTACATTATTAGGTTTACAAAAAGGATTGTCTTTAAATTTACATCCAATTATTGCTTTAATAATGGGAATGATTTCTGCCGTATTTGGTGGAGTTTTACGTGATGTTTTAACAAATAAAATTCCATTAATTTTTGAAAAAGAAATTTATGCTTCCGCTTGTTTAGCAGGTGGAATTACCTATTTAACTTTAAATCATTTTAAGATTTCTGAAAATATCATTTTTGTAATTTCTGCAGCTGTAATTGTTTTTATTAGAGTAATTTCTGTTAAATTTCATTTGCAATTGCCAAAAATTAAGGATGATCTATTCACTAAAAATTAA
- a CDS encoding head GIN domain-containing protein has protein sequence MNKKILFTSLILMLTFTVNAQDWFGNKKIKGNGNVVTVNRTTSDFDGVSAGGSFDVILVKGKEGKITIEGEENIIPYIETEVSGNTLKIQFQKNINIRTTKRLTVTVTYNSIESVALGGSGNISCKNLIKADDFKVSLGGSGNINLKVDADTVKASIGGSGNIDLEGNSNEFTCSIAGSGSIRAYELKTDEVYVNVAGSGSVKTTVKTKIKAKLVGSGSVYYKGNPTHIDNKSVGSGDIIDRN, from the coding sequence ATGAACAAAAAAATACTTTTTACCAGTTTAATTTTAATGCTAACTTTTACAGTAAACGCTCAAGATTGGTTTGGAAATAAAAAAATAAAAGGAAACGGAAATGTTGTAACTGTAAATAGAACAACATCTGATTTTGATGGCGTTTCTGCAGGAGGTTCTTTTGATGTAATTCTTGTTAAAGGAAAAGAAGGAAAAATTACAATTGAAGGAGAAGAAAACATTATTCCTTATATAGAAACAGAAGTTTCAGGAAATACTTTAAAAATTCAGTTTCAGAAGAACATAAATATTAGAACAACAAAAAGGTTAACAGTTACTGTTACTTATAATAGTATAGAAAGTGTTGCTTTAGGTGGTTCTGGAAATATTTCTTGTAAAAATTTAATTAAAGCAGACGATTTTAAAGTTAGCTTAGGTGGTTCTGGAAACATCAATCTAAAAGTAGATGCAGATACTGTAAAAGCTTCAATTGGAGGTTCTGGTAATATAGATTTAGAAGGAAATTCGAATGAGTTTACTTGTTCTATTGCAGGTTCTGGAAGTATTAGAGCTTATGAGTTAAAAACAGATGAAGTGTATGTAAATGTTGCTGGTTCTGGAAGTGTTAAAACAACTGTAAAAACAAAAATTAAAGCAAAATTAGTAGGTTCTGGTAGTGTTTATTATAAGGGAAACCCTACACATATAGATAATAAATCTGTTGGTTCTGGTGATATTATTGATAGAAACTAA
- a CDS encoding GNAT family N-acetyltransferase: protein MEIKLADNIQELHQILVVQKENYFGNLSEKSINDKGFVTVKHSFGIIEKMNSKAPQVIAKDNDIVVAYALVMLIEFKNLIPVLVPMFSILETIKFKGKNLSEFSFYVMGQICVKDNYKRKGIFKKLYLKHKEVYSGLYEYCITEVSSSNKPSMLAHHKIGFKTIHTFKDATDEWNILLWDWTENNISS from the coding sequence ATGGAAATAAAACTTGCTGATAATATTCAAGAGTTACATCAAATACTAGTTGTACAAAAAGAAAATTATTTTGGTAATTTATCAGAAAAAAGTATAAATGATAAAGGTTTTGTTACTGTAAAACATAGTTTTGGTATTATTGAAAAAATGAATTCAAAAGCGCCTCAAGTTATTGCTAAAGACAATGATATTGTTGTCGCTTATGCATTGGTAATGCTAATTGAATTTAAAAATCTAATACCAGTACTTGTGCCAATGTTTTCTATCTTAGAAACGATTAAATTTAAAGGAAAAAATCTTTCAGAATTTAGTTTTTATGTAATGGGACAAATTTGTGTAAAAGACAATTATAAAAGAAAAGGAATCTTTAAAAAGTTATACCTAAAGCATAAAGAAGTGTATTCTGGCTTATATGAATATTGCATTACAGAAGTTTCATCAAGCAATAAACCTTCTATGTTAGCGCATCATAAAATTGGTTTTAAAACCATTCATACTTTTAAAGACGCAACAGATGAGTGGAATATTCTCTTATGGGATTGGACAGAAAATAATATTTCTTCTTAA